Below is a window of Streptomyces qaidamensis DNA.
GCCGGGTGCGGACGGTCATCCGGTACACCCACAGGGCGTTGACGACGATCCACAGGATGAGGAAGAGGCCGAAGACGGCCCCCTGGGCAGCGCTGGAGAGGGTCTGGCAGAGCGGCATGCCGTACGCGAGCCGGGCGACGAGGACGGCGGCGACAAGGCCGGTCAGGCCCGCCAGGTGTGCCTTCATGCGGACGCCGCCGAGCAGGACCAGGACGATCACCAAGGGCAGGGCAGCCACCAGGGCGGACAGGCCGAGTGAGCCGGCGAGGGGTTCCAGTTCCCGGACGTACACGGGCGCCTTCCCGGTTTCCGTCATGCGAAAGCGATTTCTCGCAGCCTCACGCCGGAATGGTCATGTCCGCGCCAAGCTCACGTCAATGGTGCGCGTGTGGAGAAAACGGGAATGCGGGGGACCGGGGGTGGGGTCAGTTGTCGGGCGAGCGCAGAACCCGCAGGTGGCCGCGTCGCGCGACCTCCCTCGGGTCGGCCCCGCGACCCCCGCCGCCCGCCCCGGCCGCCCGCTCCTGGGGACGGGCCGCCTCGCGCACGGCGTTCGCAAGCGCTTCCAGGTCGTCGCCGCTGGGGCGGGCCGGTGCCGAACCGTCGAGGAGCCGGACGACTTCCCAGCCGCGCGGGGCGGTGAGGCGCTCGGAGTGCTCGGCGCACAGGTCGTAGCAGTGGGGTTCGGCGTAGGTGGCGAGCGGGCCGAGGACCGCGGTCGAGTCGGCGTAGACGTACGTCAGCGTCGCGACGGCGGGACGGCCGCAGGCGGTGCGCGAACAGCGACGTACAGGGCTCACGACGTTGGACGGTACCGCACTCTTGAGCGGGCCGCGACGACTCTCCACCAGGTCACCCCACCGTGTCGTGCTGTGAAACACCCCACACACCCCTCCGGGCACACTTCGCTGACCTGCCAGGACATCGCCGTCCGGAGCGCCGAACGGTGCCGCAAGCGGTCAAGAGTCATCACAAAACCCTCAATTGCCGTGAGGGTGCCGGTCTCGGCGGGATACGGATTTGAGCCCAACCTTGGCTTGAATGGTCATGTAACGACATGCCGTGCGGCGCGGCCGGAAGCCGCCCGTGCCGCCGTGCGGTGCCGGGCGCGGGGGCGCGGCGGGGACTACCCTTCACCAGTGATGGACAAGCCCGTACCGCCCCGTGCCGCCGCCCCCGGGCCCCGCCGTCGTGATCGCCACGGACGGGGCATGCGCGGCCCCATCGCACCGCCGCAGGTGCCGCTCGCCGCGAGCCGCGCGGAGGCGTTCGCCGATCTGGTGCAGGACTCCGTGGAGCGCCTGGAGCGACGGTGGCCGCAGCTCGCCGACGTCGACTTCCTGGTCCTGGAGGTGCCGCGGCTCGACGGGCCCGGCCAG
It encodes the following:
- a CDS encoding DUF3499 domain-containing protein → MESRRGPLKSAVPSNVVSPVRRCSRTACGRPAVATLTYVYADSTAVLGPLATYAEPHCYDLCAEHSERLTAPRGWEVVRLLDGSAPARPSGDDLEALANAVREAARPQERAAGAGGGGRGADPREVARRGHLRVLRSPDN
- a CDS encoding metallopeptidase family protein, with product MDKPVPPRAAAPGPRRRDRHGRGMRGPIAPPQVPLAASRAEAFADLVQDSVERLERRWPQLADVDFLVLEVPRLDGPGQAWNDEAVPLGGTISAREGRPARVVVYRRPVEIRTKGRDERAALVHEVVVEQVAELLGLTPETVDPRYGEDQG